The Limisphaera ngatamarikiensis DNA segment AACCTCCGTCCCCGACCCAAACCCTGTCCGGAAGGCGCCCACGTTCAGGCGTTCAACGGTGTCTCCATCGGCCGTGGACATCTCTCAGCCGCCCGCAAGGCCGCCGCCGCAGCGGCCGCCATTCGCGGCAACGGCAACAACGGGCATTCGCCTGTACCGGCCGCTCGCGCCGGCAGCACCACCCCGGCCTCCCGCGCAATTTCGGCGTCCGACCGACCGGGCCCAAGTACGTGAGCCGTGCCAACGCGGACGGGCCGGGTTGGCGGTCTCATTTGCACAGGGCATCACCTTGTGCCAAAATGGGCGCCTTGCAGCGTCCCGCCAGGGTCGACCCCCGAGCAGGGACGCAGCGGGAACCTGGTAACGAGAAAGATCCCGGGCTCTCCGCCCCGGACGGCCCAGGGCCGAACCCGGGGAACCGGTTGAGCCCTGCGAGTGGACATGACCATGGCTGGAGAACCGATCCTGGAAATCATCAACCTGAGTGCAGGCGTGGAGGGCAAACAGATCCTCAAAGGCGTGAACCTCACCATTCACGCCGGCGAGGTTCATGCCATCATGGGCCCCAACGGTAGTGGAAAAAGCACCCTGGCCGCCGTCCTGGCCGGCCGGGAAGGCTACGAGATCACCGGGGGCGAGGTCCGCTATTGCGGTCGCGACCTCTTGGAAATGGACCCGGAAGAACGCGCGCGGGAAGGGCTGTTCCTGGCCTTCCAGTACCCGGTCGAAATCCCCGGCGTCAACACCACCTACTTCCTCAAAGCCGCCCTCAACGAAATCCGCAAACACCGGGGCCTGCCCGAGCTGGACGCCATGGAGTTCCTCAACCTGGTCAAGGAGAAGGTGAAGTTGCTCGACCTTCCCGAGGAGCTCCTGAAACGCTCGGTCAACGAAGGCTTCTCCGGCGGCGAGAAAAAACGGGCCGAAATCTTCCAAATGGCCGTGCTGGAGCCGAAACTGGCCATTCTGGATGAAACGGATTCGGGCCTCGACATTGATGCGCTCAAGGTCGTAGCCAACGGGGTCAACAAACTGAAGCGCCCCGACAACGCCCAACTGGTCATCACCCACTACCAGCGACTGCTGAACTACATCATCCCCGATTACGTCCACGTGTTGGTGGACGGTCGGATCGTCAGGTCGGGCGACCGCAACCTGGCGCTGGAGCTGGAAGCCAGAGGGTACGACTGGATCATCAAACAGGTCGCGGCCGCCGTGTAGGGCCCGCAACCCGGGTACCTTCAGCGCGCCTGGCGGCCTTGCCGGTCCGGCAGGTTGAAGTGCCGGTCAAGCGGGTTGTCGGGGCAGCGCCCGCTGTCAACGGTTCATCACCCCCGCCACCGGGTCCGGGAGGCCGGCTGAAACCCGAACCCGGCCGGTTGGACCGTCTCCGTGGGGAACCGCCCCCACCCGCCAACGTGCGGCGGCTGTGGCGTCCGGTTCTTTGCACTTCAGTCCGTGTCCCAGTCGCTGCTAGCATGGGCGGCACCCAATGCGGGTGGAAGATTTCCACTATGAACTGCCGCCGGAGCTGATCGCGCAACATCCGGCAGATCGCAGGGACGCCTCCCGGTTGCTGGTCCTGCACCGGACCAGCGGCCGGCGGGAGCATCGGCGGTTTACCGACCTGCCCGACTATCTGCGGGCCGGCGACGTGCTGGTGCTGAACGACAGCCGGGTCATTCCCGCGCGGCTCCTGGGTCGCAACCAACGTACCGGCGGCGCCTTCGAAATCCTGTTGCTCGAGCCGCGCGACAACAACGTCTGGCAGGCGCTGCTCCGGCCCGGCAAACGTGCCCGACGCGGCACCTGCATCAGTGTACTCGATCACCATCAGCGCCCCTCCTCCGTCTGGGCCGAGGTCCTCGACAAGGGCGACGGGTTCGAGCACACCCTCCGGTTCCACGGAACCGAAAACCTCCTGTTGGAGTTGGATCGGCTCGGGCACATGCCCCTGCCCCCCTACATCCAGCGGCAAGACGGCGCGGAAGAGGTTCTCGACCGCGAACGTTACCAGACCGTGTACGCGCGCGTGCCCGGGTCGGCCGCCGCTCCCACCGCCGGCCTCCATTTCACACAAGAGCTGCTGGAGAAGCTGCGCAGCCAGGGGGTGACCGTCTGTTTTGTCACCCTGCACGTCGGCCTGGGAACCTTCGCCCCGGTGCGCGTCAGTCGGGTCGAAGAGCACGTCATGCACGAGGAACGATTTGAGTTGTCGGAGGAAACCGCCCACATCCTACAGACCGCCCGGGCCGAAGGGCGTCGCATCGTTGCCGTGGGCACCACCACCGTCCGGGTGCTGGAAACCGTGGCCAACTGGTTCGAAGGTCGGATTCAACCCACCCGGGGTCGAACCCGCCTCTTCATCTACCCGCCTTATCAGTTCCGGGCCGTTGACGCGCTCATCACCAACTTCCATTTGCCCGGTTCCACGCTGCTCATGTTGGTCAGCGCCTTTGCTGCCCCGGGCGAAACCCGCGGTCGGGAACTGATCCTGGAAACCTACGCGGAAGCCGTGCGCGAGCGGTACCGGTTCTTCAGCTACGGCGACGCCATGCTCATCCTATGAGCCCGACCCCCTCAGGCGCCGATCCGTGCCCGATGACCGAACCCCGGCCCCGGGTCCTGGTCAACATGGCCATCACGGCCGACGGCAAGATCGCCACCGCCAACCGCCACGTCACCACCTTCGGCAGCCGAACCGATCACGACCATCTCCTGGCCTTGCGTGCCACGGCAGACGCCGTCCTGGCCGGGGCGCGCACCGTTGAATCCGGTCCCATCGACCTCGGGCCCGGCCCTGTCCGGTACCGCCGGCTGCGACTGCGACGTGGCCTCGCCGAATACAACCTCCGCATCATCGTTACCGGGTCCGGATCCGTCTCCCCCACGGCGCACGTCTTTACCCAACGCTTCTCGCCCATTCTGGTGTTGGCCACCGGGCGGGCGCCTGCCACGCGCCTGGCCCGGCTGCGCCGTCTGGCAGATGCGGTCGGGGTTTTCGGACAGGATGAACTCGATTGGCCGACCGCCCTGGCATGGCTGCACCGTGAATGGGGGGTTCGACGGCTGGTTTGTGAAGGCGGCGGCACGGTGAACGACGGCCTTTTTCGCGCCGGTCTGGTGGATGAGATTCACCTGACCGTCTGCCCGTTCATCGTGGGCGGACGCGCCGCACCCACCATCGCGGACGGACGGGGCTTCCCGCGCCTGCCACTCGCGGCGCGATTCCGCCTCGCATCCCGACGCCGCGTCGGCGACGAACTGTTCCTCCGATACATCCGCGAGCCGGTCCGGTCCGGGGCAACGGTCCCCTGAACCCTGAAACCGCTCCGCGTCACCCGGGCCATTGAGACTGCGGCTCATACCCGTGGGGCTGAACCGGCCGATGAAAAGCAAATCCGTCCCAGGTTCCGACCGGCTTGCCCCACAGGCCACGGCTCGGAAACAATCGCGCCCATATGAACGATTCGACCCTGCGCCGCTGGGCCCTGTGGTTGCAACAGCTCAGGTGGCGGACCGGCGAGTGGCTCTGGAAATGGGAGGCCCGATGCCGCGGCATCGAACTGGGCCCCGGCGTGAGATTCCTCGGCCGTCCCTGTCTGGCCCGCGCGCCGGGTTCGCGCATTGTCCTGGGCGAGCGGGTCCAACTCAACAGCGCCCTCCGCAGCAACCCACTGGGATGCCCGCGGCCCGCAACGTTGCGGACCCTGCATGCCGGAGCCGAGATTCGCATGGACGCCCGCAGCGGTCTGAGCGCGGCCGTCCTGTGCGCCGCCCGATCCATCGTGGTCGGGGAAGACACAATCATCGGCGCCGAAGCCATGATCATGGACACCGACTTTCATGTGCGGGCTGCGGACGGGACCTGGGTGGTGGCCGATCCCGGGCACGCGGAGCCGATCCGAATCGGCCGGGGAGTCTTCATCGGCGCCCGGGCCATCGTGCTCAAAGGCGTCACCATCGGCGACGGCGCCGTCATCGGCGCAGGGGCGGTGGTCACGCGCGATGTCCCCCCGGGCGCCCTGGCCGCGGGAAACCCGGCCATTGTCCGAGCCGCCGGCGCTTCGCCGCAGGCTTGAACCCCGGCGGACCTGCGTTCCCAGACCGGAACCAACCCCGCTGCGGAAGCCCCGCAGACTGCTCAGCGTTTCGGGCGGTTCTCGAACACCTCGATCTCGGGTTCCAACCGCACCGGTATGCCCCGCGAGGCCAGGTAACGTTTCACGTCGCCCACGGTATAGTCGCCAAAATGAAAGATGCTGGCCGCCAACACCGCATCCGCCCTGCCCTCCAGCAACACCTGCGCCATATGCTCCAGTGAACCGGCCCCGCCGCTGGCCACCACGGGCACCCCCACCGCCTCGCTCACGCGCCGGGTGATCTCCAGATCGTAACCGGCGCGCGTCCCGTCGGCGTCGATGCTGTTCAGCACGATCTCGCCCGCACCCAACCGGACCGCCTCCCGGGCCCAGGCCACCGCTTCCCATTCGGTCGCCCGCCGGCCGCCGTGGGAGAAGACCTGCCACCGATCCGGCGCAACCCGCTTGCAATCAATGGAAACCACGATGCATTGGCTGCCAAACTTTTCCGCGCCGGCCCGAATCAGGTCGGGATTGGCCAGCGCAGCCGTGTTGATGCTCACCTTGTCGGCGCCGGCCCGCAGCATCACCTGCATGTCCTCCAACGTCCGGATGCCGCCCCCCACCGTCAGGGGCATGAAACACTGGTCGGCCGTCCGTTCGATCACCTGCACCATCGCCGCACGCCCTTCCGCACTGGCGGTGATGTCAAAAAACACCATCTCGTCGGCCCCCTGCTCGTTATATCGCACGGCCAGTTCCACCGGATCCCCCACGTCGCGCAACTCACCCGCCTCGGCCCGGCCAAACCGTACGCCCCGGGTCACCTTGCCCTGATGCACGTCCAAACAGGGTATGACTCGCTTTGCCAGCATGTGCCCATTCAAAACGTTTGATCCCCGGGCGGCAATGCAGGATTCGACCCGGCTTTCGTCAAAACCGGGCACGGTCCCGCGACCGGGTCCGTGGTCCCGACCGGCCCTGCATAAAAATCTTTGAACCCGGTCGACCGGGGCTTGTCTTAACCTTAAAACGGCGTACGATAGCCGTGGACCGCCGGGTCCAACAAACGGAGATGATGTGCCATGGACCTACACCATCCGATCCTCAAGGAGTTCCCGGAATACCGCGACACCATCCGCTACCTCAAGGGATGTGACGAGCACTTCCGCAAGATGTACGACGAGTACCACCGGCTCGACGACGCGGTGTACCGGATCGAAGAGGAAATCGACTTCGCCACCGATCAGGAGCTCGAAGAGCTCAAGATGCGCCGGGCCAAGTTGAAGGACCATATCTACCACATGCTGCGTCGGGCCCGGCACGTCTGGCCCGCTTCCTGCAGCCCGAATCCCAACCTCAATCCGAATCCGCCCGCCCCGGCATCCTGAGGCCGCGCCGGAACGGTCGCCCGCAAACGGGTCGCTTCGCCTGTTGGCGAGGAAGCAAGAGCGCAGGCGTCTTGTTTTCGCCCGGCGCCGGCAATTCGGTTTCCGGTCAGACCTCGATCGCAGAGTCGGACCGGCGGTCTTCACCAGGCAGGAATCTTCCTTCAGTCCCTCGACCATTCCCGCCCGTGCAATTACCCAACTCCCTCCAGCCGGGCTGCTTGCGAGCTGGTTCTGAGGCCTTCTCCCGGGTTCACACTCCGCCCATCCCGAAAAAGAGCCGCAG contains these protein-coding regions:
- a CDS encoding YdcH family protein, which encodes MDLHHPILKEFPEYRDTIRYLKGCDEHFRKMYDEYHRLDDAVYRIEEEIDFATDQELEELKMRRAKLKDHIYHMLRRARHVWPASCSPNPNLNPNPPAPAS
- the queA gene encoding tRNA preQ1(34) S-adenosylmethionine ribosyltransferase-isomerase QueA, producing the protein MRVEDFHYELPPELIAQHPADRRDASRLLVLHRTSGRREHRRFTDLPDYLRAGDVLVLNDSRVIPARLLGRNQRTGGAFEILLLEPRDNNVWQALLRPGKRARRGTCISVLDHHQRPSSVWAEVLDKGDGFEHTLRFHGTENLLLELDRLGHMPLPPYIQRQDGAEEVLDRERYQTVYARVPGSAAAPTAGLHFTQELLEKLRSQGVTVCFVTLHVGLGTFAPVRVSRVEEHVMHEERFELSEETAHILQTARAEGRRIVAVGTTTVRVLETVANWFEGRIQPTRGRTRLFIYPPYQFRAVDALITNFHLPGSTLLMLVSAFAAPGETRGRELILETYAEAVRERYRFFSYGDAMLIL
- the hisF gene encoding imidazole glycerol phosphate synthase subunit HisF encodes the protein MLAKRVIPCLDVHQGKVTRGVRFGRAEAGELRDVGDPVELAVRYNEQGADEMVFFDITASAEGRAAMVQVIERTADQCFMPLTVGGGIRTLEDMQVMLRAGADKVSINTAALANPDLIRAGAEKFGSQCIVVSIDCKRVAPDRWQVFSHGGRRATEWEAVAWAREAVRLGAGEIVLNSIDADGTRAGYDLEITRRVSEAVGVPVVASGGAGSLEHMAQVLLEGRADAVLAASIFHFGDYTVGDVKRYLASRGIPVRLEPEIEVFENRPKR
- a CDS encoding RibD family protein, whose protein sequence is MTEPRPRVLVNMAITADGKIATANRHVTTFGSRTDHDHLLALRATADAVLAGARTVESGPIDLGPGPVRYRRLRLRRGLAEYNLRIIVTGSGSVSPTAHVFTQRFSPILVLATGRAPATRLARLRRLADAVGVFGQDELDWPTALAWLHREWGVRRLVCEGGGTVNDGLFRAGLVDEIHLTVCPFIVGGRAAPTIADGRGFPRLPLAARFRLASRRRVGDELFLRYIREPVRSGATVP
- the sufC gene encoding Fe-S cluster assembly ATPase SufC, translating into MAGEPILEIINLSAGVEGKQILKGVNLTIHAGEVHAIMGPNGSGKSTLAAVLAGREGYEITGGEVRYCGRDLLEMDPEERAREGLFLAFQYPVEIPGVNTTYFLKAALNEIRKHRGLPELDAMEFLNLVKEKVKLLDLPEELLKRSVNEGFSGGEKKRAEIFQMAVLEPKLAILDETDSGLDIDALKVVANGVNKLKRPDNAQLVITHYQRLLNYIIPDYVHVLVDGRIVRSGDRNLALELEARGYDWIIKQVAAAV
- a CDS encoding acyltransferase is translated as MNDSTLRRWALWLQQLRWRTGEWLWKWEARCRGIELGPGVRFLGRPCLARAPGSRIVLGERVQLNSALRSNPLGCPRPATLRTLHAGAEIRMDARSGLSAAVLCAARSIVVGEDTIIGAEAMIMDTDFHVRAADGTWVVADPGHAEPIRIGRGVFIGARAIVLKGVTIGDGAVIGAGAVVTRDVPPGALAAGNPAIVRAAGASPQA